The Hydrogenimonas thermophila genome has a window encoding:
- a CDS encoding response regulator transcription factor — MALIAIIEDEQDLLDLLEYHLQKEGYETFAAISVKPIEKLLEEETPDLMIVDRNLPGVEGSEFVQQLRSRGYNIPVIFLTAKVSDTEIEEGFLRGGDDYVTKPFNVKELMHRVRAVLRRSKPEESSEIIYRDITIKPKSYEVFIDGKKIDLTRLEFKLLLELVTHKNMVLSRDQLLEKVWGDDGDYQDRTVNVAVNRLKEKIDPDKSKNYIKSIRGVGYQVC, encoded by the coding sequence ATGGCTCTAATTGCTATTATAGAAGATGAACAAGATTTGCTAGACCTTTTAGAGTATCATTTGCAAAAAGAGGGTTATGAAACTTTTGCAGCAATTTCAGTTAAACCTATTGAAAAACTTCTTGAAGAAGAGACACCTGACCTTATGATTGTAGACAGAAACCTTCCTGGGGTAGAAGGTAGCGAGTTTGTCCAACAATTAAGAAGCAGAGGTTACAATATACCAGTCATTTTTCTTACTGCTAAAGTTTCTGATACAGAGATAGAAGAGGGTTTCTTGCGTGGTGGAGATGATTATGTTACAAAGCCATTTAATGTAAAAGAGTTGATGCATCGTGTTCGGGCAGTACTTAGAAGAAGCAAACCTGAAGAGAGTAGTGAAATTATATATAGGGATATTACAATAAAACCTAAGAGTTATGAAGTCTTTATTGATGGCAAGAAGATTGATTTAACACGTTTGGAATTTAAACTTTTACTTGAACTTGTTACACATAAAAATATGGTTTTAAGTCGTGATCAGCTTCTTGAGAAAGTTTGGGGTGATGATGGAGACTATCAGGATCGTACTGTAAATGTTGCAGTTAATCGTCTAAAAGAGAAGATTGATCCAGATAAGAGTAAAAACTATATTAAATCAATTCGAGGGGTAGGGTATCAGGTTTGTTAA